A window of Streptomyces sp. Je 1-332 genomic DNA:
CCATGCCGAAGAAGCCCACCTGGCAGCAGGTGGCGAAACTCGCGGCCGATGTCGAAGGCGCCGGTGCCGAGCCCGGGATGAAGGGCATCTGTCTGCGCGGACTTCCGGGCTGGGGTGAACTGATCGCGCCGCTGACGACGGTGGTGAACACCTTCGGAGGGACGTGGTTCGACAAGGGGTGGAAGGCCCGCCTCGACTCCCCCGAGTTCGAGAAGGCGACGCGCTTCTACGTGGACCTCGTCCGCGAGCACGGCGAGTCCGGCGCCGCCCAGTCCGGCTATGCCGAGTGCCTGAACAACCTCACCCAGGGCAAGACCGCCATGTGGTACGACGCCACGGCCGCCGCCGGGTCGCTGGAGTCCGCCAAGTCCCCGGTCAAGGGCAAGATCGGCTACGTTCCGGCGCCCGTGGAGAAGACGAAGAGCTCCGGGTGGCTCTACACCTGGGCCTGGGGCCTGCAGAAGGCGTCACGGAACCCGGACAAGGCCTGGAAGTTCGTCTCCTGGGCGTCCAGCAAGGAGTACGAGGAACTGGTCGGCGAGAAGATCGGCTGGTCCAACGTCCCCGCGGGCAAGCGCGCTTCGACGTACGACAACCCGGAGTACGTCAAGGAAGCCGCCGCGTTCCAGGACGTCACCCATGACGCCATCGAAGGCGCCCGGCCGACCGACCCCGGCGTGCAGCCCCGGCCCGCGCCCGGCATCCAGTTCGTCGGCATCCCCGAGTTCACCGACCTCGGCACGAAGGTCTCCCAGGAGATCAGCGCGGCCATCGCCGGGCGCCAGTCCGTCGCATCGGCCCTCAGGAAGTCACAGAAGCTCGCCGAGAAGATCGCCGAGGAGTACGAGGGACGATGACCGCCACCGCGAGTACCACCACCGTCGCGCCCACCACCGCGCGCGCCCCCGCACCCAAAACACCGGGAAGGCTGCGCGC
This region includes:
- a CDS encoding sugar ABC transporter substrate-binding protein → MRTHSRRRPRALAAAAAGTLLAPLLSGCWAGAGGTGSGGDSINVLMVNNPQMVELQKLTAAHFTKETGIKVNFTVLPENDVRDKISQDFANQAGQYDVATLSNYEIPIYAKNDWLHELGSYTRKDKAYDEKDVLPSMRQSLTGDDGKLYGQPFYGESSFLMYRKDVFEKAGLTMPKKPTWQQVAKLAADVEGAGAEPGMKGICLRGLPGWGELIAPLTTVVNTFGGTWFDKGWKARLDSPEFEKATRFYVDLVREHGESGAAQSGYAECLNNLTQGKTAMWYDATAAAGSLESAKSPVKGKIGYVPAPVEKTKSSGWLYTWAWGLQKASRNPDKAWKFVSWASSKEYEELVGEKIGWSNVPAGKRASTYDNPEYVKEAAAFQDVTHDAIEGARPTDPGVQPRPAPGIQFVGIPEFTDLGTKVSQEISAAIAGRQSVASALRKSQKLAEKIAEEYEGR